In Lytechinus variegatus isolate NC3 chromosome 12, Lvar_3.0, whole genome shotgun sequence, a single window of DNA contains:
- the LOC121425324 gene encoding uncharacterized protein LOC121425324: MNSSSSNSSSENYSIESVVDIVHFAVCVFITLVSFLGNTFVILAIVKNPNLRTVSNYFVSSLAVTDILVSIFILPLGLQLLFLRRWYIGRVVCTLWVSLDVLLITASILSLCAISIDRYRAINQPVKYSVRRTPTLAGKIIGAIWSTSFLVSVPSVFVIDYSNEELQCGLKRNAAFAVCSSFVSFYGPLFVVLFVYVKIYRAAKKRAKMVGNNAASMAEYSVEMKPQLQRQTTLQRLRSTLSRANVFQAGSQNSGGTSSSGNTNRISTTRERKAARTIAIIVGVFIACWLPFFVMHVTLSVCDTCNVSERAYIIISWIGYWNSALNPIIYTLFNKDFRRAFSKMLRCKLALIFFITKNLGRPEMETPSDSTESSSVLMTTWTAFKITIYVVIMITAIIGNSMVFIAIGSFQNLRTVSNQFVLSLATSDFVVSLVILPFSVQEAYYSQWYLGNVLCRFWLACDVLFVTISIFNLAAISIDRYRSIKNPLKYSLKRTNRMAYKHIAVAWLLSLLVGVPPFYFSAYHDNSCYLKLFPYFIIPATTIGFFLPLAIVIFTHTRIFWIAKKHASRVSHGPGTVSEGTGSDPTRRQESTGKRATSLAVPETKASVSRILNEDASIAARPTPSGSHQPDFGKPISNKISVARERKAARTVAIVIGVFTVCWMPFFVAVSAASVCRSCDPQQFHLQVLTFIGYANSAANPIIYTIFNKEFRQAFKKILHCKFR; the protein is encoded by the exons ATGAATTCATCTTCGTCCAATTCATCTTCAGAGAACTATTCCATAGAGAGCGTGGTGGATATTGTCCATTTTGCGGTGTGTGTCTTCATCACGCTGGTCAGTTTTCTTGGGAACACTTTTGTCATCTTGGCAATTGTCAAGAACCCTAACCTTCGCACGGTGTCCAATTACTTCGTGAGTTCTCTTGCAGTTACAGACATCTTAGTCTCCATCTTCATCTTGCCTCTAGGTCTCCAGTTGCTCTTCCTCAGACGATGGTACATCGGAAGGGTGGTGTGCACGCTTTGGGTTAGTCTGGATGTTCTTCTGATAACGGCATCCATTCTGAGTCTTTGCGCCATCTCCATCGACCGTTACCGAGCCATCAACCAACCTGTCAAATACTCCGTGAGACGGACCCCGACTTTAGCAGGCAAAATTATAGGAGCAATTTGGTCGACGTCCTTTCTTGTCAGCGTGCCATCCGTATTCGTAATCGACTACTCGAACGAGGAACTACAGTGTGGTCTGAAGAGGAATGCTGCATTTGCCGTTTGCTCCTCTTTTGTTTCCTTCTACGGTCCTCTCTTTGTCGTGCTCTTTGTCTACGTGAAGATCTACCGAGCAGCCAAGAAACGCGCCAAAATGGTCGGTAACAACGCGGCCTCCATGGCCGAGTACTCGGTTGAGATGAAGCCTCAGCTCCAGCGGCAGACGACTCTCCAAAGACTCCGATCAACGCTTTCCCGCGCAAATGTGTTCCAGGCAGGATCGCAGAATTCAGGAGGGACTTCGTCGTCTGGTAACACGAACAGGATTTCGACGACTCGTGAGCGGAAAGCGGCTAGAACGATTGCGATCATCGTCGGCGTCTTCATAGCATGCTGGTTACCTTTCTTTGTCATGCATGTCACGTTGTCTGTTTGTGACACTTGCAACGTTTCAGAACGAGCTTACATCATCATATCATGGATTGGCTACTGGAACAGTGCACTGAATCCGATAATTTATACACTGTTCAACAAAGATTTCCGGCGAGCTTTCAGTAAAATGTTAAGGTGCAAA TTAGCACTGATAttctttattacaaaaaatctTGGTCGACCTGAAATGGAAACACCCAGCGATTCAACGGAATCATCAAGTGTCTTAATGACGACATGGACTGCTTTTAAGATAACCATTTATGTTGTCATCATGATAACCGCCATCATTGGAAATTCTATGGTCTTTATTGCCATAGGATCGTTTCAGAATTTGAGAACAGTATCCAACCAGTTCGTTTTATCACTTGCGACGTCCGATTTTGTTGTGTCTCTTGTGATCTTACCCTTTTCTGTCCAGGAAGCCTACTATAGTCAGTGGTACCTTGGAAATGTCCTCTGCAGGTTCTGGCTTGCATGTGATGTCCTCTTCGTCACGATCTCCATCTTCAATCTGGCAGCGATCTCTATCGACCGGTACCGCTCCATAAAGAACCCGCTCAAGTATTCCCTCAAACGCACCAACCGGATGGCGTACAAACACATAGCAGTTGCCTGGCTGCTTTCGCTTCTTGTCGGTGTACCTCCTTTCTATTTTTCTGCATATCATGACAACAGTTGTTACCTGAAACTATTTCCGTACTTCATCATTCCTGCCACCACGATAGGCTTCTTTTTGCCCTTAGCTATAGTTATTTTCACGCATACGCGCATCTTTTGGATTGCCAAGAAACACGCGTCTCGAGTGTCCCACGGACCCGGAACAGTTTCAGAAGGCACCGGAAGTGATCCAACCCGCAGGCAGGAGAGCACTGGCAAGAGGGCCACATCACTTGCTGTACCTGAAACAAAAGCTTCTGTTAGCCGAATCCTCAACGAAGATGCCTCGATAGCTGCGAGACCTACTCCGAGCGGATCACATCAGCCAGACTTTGGGAAACCCATCAGCAATAAAATCTCTGTGGCTCGAGAAAGAAAAGCTGCTCGCACTGTTGCGATTGTAATAGGGGTCTTTACGGTTTGTTGGATGCCTTTCTTTGTGGCAGTATCGGCGGCTTCTGTCTGTCGGTCTTGTGATCCTCAGCAGTTCCATCTTCAGGTTCTTACGTTCATAGGCTATGCAAATAGTGCCGCCAATCCAATCATCTACACTATCTTCAACAAGGAGTTCAGACAAGCTTTCAAGAAGATACTACACTGTAAATTCAGATAG